The Opitutales bacterium region CTTCCAATATCTGCTCAAAACTGGAAGCTCGAGCGACTTCTGGGTGTTTCTCAAGAAATTGATCTAGCTTTTTCGGATCTGGATCCCACGCCCACTTGCACACGCCGCCCGCATCACGCAGACCATTAGTTTGACCGTTAATATGACCGTGGTCAAAAAACGCAGCGGCAAAGATAAATTCACCCGTCTCGACTACGGGCTCAGGCTTCTCAGCCTTGGGTGCCCGCATCATTCCTTTCATGTCGTCATCACTCATAATAATTTCTATGCGCCTCCAAACGAGTTCTCAAAATCTGCACTGCTTGCAGCATTTTTATTCACCTTCTTCTCAAACGTCGATTCATCGATTTTGCGCTGAAGTTCAGCGACATAAGCCTCACCGTCCAGAGGAAGTTCTACCGTCTGGTCGGTAAAGCTAGAGTAAAGCATCGCATTACATAGTTCGACAGCATCACGGCCCTCTGAGGCCGGTGCTATCAGGTCTTCGCCTTTTAGAATAGCCTCGGCGAAATTCTTTAGGATCCCGACATGTTGCTCGCCCTTACCTTTTACCGGAATGTCTATGTTCCAGACTCCCGGGCGCGTAAATCCTCCGGGTTCGTTATTAATATGCTCCTGAACGCTCGTTTCCGTGCGCGTCCAGCGGATGCCGCTTACTCCGGTTTCGATTACAACCTTGCCTCGATCCGCCGCGATTTCCAGTCGGTTGGTTCCAGGTGCCTCTCCTGTCGTCGTAATGAAAACGCCCGTAGCGCCATTTGGAAACTCCATGTAGGCCGTTGCAGAATCTTCGGTCTCAATGTCGTGAAATTTGCCATACTGGCAAAAGGCGCGAACTCTCTCAGGCTTACCAAATAGCCAGCAGAGCAAATCAAGCTGATGCGGACACTGATTCATCAATACAGCTCCGCCTTCACCTTTCCAAGTCGCTTTCCAGCCAGCTCCATCATAATAACTTTGCGTGCGGTACCAGTCTGTAATGATCCAGTTAACCCGCCGGACTTCGCCCAGTTCCCCACTCTGAATCAATTTGCGTAATTTCACATAATGAGGGTCGGTACGTTGATTCAGCATCGCTGCAAATACTTGATTTGTATCTCTGTGGGCGGCTAACAGCTGGTCGCAATCTGCGATGTGCACGGACACAGGTTTTTCCACGATCACGTGCAGGCCAGCGTCGAGGGCTTGGATGCCGACAGTCGTGTGTGCAAAGTGAGGGGTGGCGATGATGACGGCGTCAACTTCGCCCGACTCAAACATCTCCTTTGGGTCTGTGAAACGTGCAAACTCTTCGTAATTTGCAAGGCGTTCTTCATCTGCATCGCAAACAGCGGCGAGTTCCAATTGAGGAACTTCCCCAGCCTTTAATTTGTTGGCATGATTCACCCCCATGGCACCCATCCCCACTATTCCAAATCGAACGGTTTTCTTTTCTTCCATCCCACTAAGATACAATAGTACACCTAATATTTAGAATGGATTCACATGCTATTTTTTGCATTATTGAATCATGAATTCGTCGCCAATTGGGAATTTTACAATAAAGAGCCTGAACCTTTTTAGACATCCTAAACGCTATTGGACCTGGCGGAAGAAAATGAATAACCACTTCAACCTCTGGGTAGCCATTGAAGGTTCAGGGATTATGTCTATCGATGGCATAAGATACCCATTTCAGCCTGGAACAGGATTCATTTTGAACCCAGGAGCACAGATCAGTGCCGAACAAAAAGTCGGCGACTGCCTCTGGAATCTCGCTATTCACTTCCTCTTGGAAAAAACACAAGCCGTCCAAGGTGGGCCTCTCGTAGAAACTTGTCATGGATTTCAAATTCGCGACATGGTCACGTTTCGTGCGCTCGCTGACTATGGAGAAAGTCTTAATAATACCAATGATCCCGTAACAGTCTCACAAAAATCTGGGATAGGCGAACAATTGTTGCTCATGGCTTATAAGGATTTCAGAGAGGCTGGCCAGAACCCCATGAGCAGAAAGATGGATGAACTTATGGCGCATATATACCGCTCCTTAGGGGATACGATCAACGACGTGGATGCTATGGCACGCTTCTGCGGCCTTTCGCGTTCCCACTTTTCACGACTGTTTAAACAACATGCCGGTCAATCTCCAAACTCTTTTCTCATCAACACGCGCATCATGGCTGCACGCAACCGTCTCCGCAATAGCTCCGCGACCCTAGAAACAATCGCTCACGAACTCGGTTATCGCGACGTCTACTTCTTCTCGCGTCAGTTCAAACAAAAGACTGGCATCACGCCTAATAATTATAGAAATCATGCCTGAGGGCTGTTTGGAGCTTAAGCGGCGGGACGCGTAACGAGCGTTAGACTTCCTCTATACATCAGCTCCTCCACCACTGATTTCCAGTGACTTACCAAAGCTGCCTTCAATTTATTTTAACAATCGATCAAAGAGAATATTGTCATCCAAAGCCTTTTTCATTTACACAGTAATGATGATAAAAGGCCCCCTTAACACCTATTTATTGATCTCCCTTCTATTGCCTACGCTGGCTACTACCGTCAAAGCCCAAGAATCTAATCTAGGATTTTACCCGCAGCTCACTCAGCCCGAATGGACTGCAAGCGATAGATACAACAACTTCGGGGGTATCTCTTCATCGAACTCTGAAAATCTTTATGACGGTTCTGGAGTCCAGGTGATTTATCCAGGCATGGAAGGTGCGTTCGTTGTGCAGGATGACTCACTGGAGCTCGGTGGTTTCTCTGATTTCCCACTGACGCGGACCCAGCAAGACTACTCTCTCACGAGCGAGGGAGTCGCGCAATTCGGATTCCGAGTGTACTCCTACAATGCAAACACCCCAACAGATTCGACAGCTAGTTTCTTCTATGATGAAAACACTGAAGAGGTGGTATTGGGGCAGCGCACAGGCAACCCACCCATCATTATTTTGCCTACTGCTACCATCGGACAAGTCTACAGCTACGACACGGTGGGTGAAAGTATCACCGAGATCGAAGGGGAGGCTCTAAACCTGACCCTAGGAGAAAATCACGGCTTCGACCTATCGCGCACCACCACGATCAGTAATTCATCAGTGCGCTATGTCTATGCCGGCTTCCAGACAGTGGATAACTTGCTTTTGGGAGCCGAAGATCCGAGCGAAACGACAGACGCATATGTAGCACTCGTAAGAGTCACTGAAATTACTAGTAATACCACCACCACGACCGAGTTAATCGGCGGTGACCTACAGACAGACCCCCTCACTATTCCCGGAGAAGACATTACCTCAACCAGCGTGGAATGGCTGGTACACGGCTACGGTGCAGTACGCTTCGTATTCACTACGGATGGGGGCTTTCTTGACCGCATTTTGGGAGCGCCGGTATTTGACAGTGGCGACGGCATTGTAAGCACCACATCTCTTGAGGACATTACCGGCTATAGCTATGACGGGACTGGGATTCCGTTTGATATAGTGAAGGAGTCTCGCGGAGTCGACGCGCGTGCCAAACCGCGAGATGCTACTGATTTTGTAGACAGCGATGGCAAGATTTCAATTTTGGGTGATTACACCACCTCAGCGCAGCCGGACAATTGGTGGAGCCGGCAGACAGACTCTCTCGGAGAGAACTGGTTTTATTCGCCCATCTTTGACGCCCTCGTTCGCGTTCCTGTTTCGGTCAGTGCTAGCAATCAGGGTGATGGATGGATCTACGTCGACCCCATTGGCTATGTCTATTCCGTCGAGCAAGAGGATGGAGAAATTTGGTGGTATATTCCGGGTCAAAACTGGGTATACACCACGTCAGAAGCTTACCCGTATTTCTTCAGTGCGGATGACAACGCGTGGCTTTACCTGCAGACAGTCGATAACACAGCCTGGTTTTTCTCTTTCGACGATGCCTCTTGGAACCGACTCTAATACAAGATAGGCAGAGCCACCATTTCTCTGTCCCCTTGGCTATCACAGTAGCGTCACGGCGCTGAAGCTAAGTCAGGCTTTTCAACAGGATCGAGTTCGCTCAATAGTCATTTAAGACTCTAAAGAGTGCGTATGGCACCCAAAATTCCGGACATCCATTTCATCGACTTCGAGGGTTCGACCCGGACCGGGGTAGTCGAATTTGGCATTACGACGTTACGCATGGGTAGATTGGAGACAACGCACACACGCTTGTGTGGGGCGCGTGCAACGCTGTTTTCGCGCGAAATTGAAGTCCACGGAATCACAAACAATGCCGTCGAAGGCTGCGAACCCATGGAAAACAGTTGGGAGCTGTTTCGTTCATTGCGAGAAAACGGTTTATTTGCCGCACATAACCATGTGGTGGAAAACACGCTCATCAATCAAGTCTGGCCGCACGGCGGTATATTTCCTTCATTCGGGGATGAAGTCGATGCTTCTGGGTGGGGACCGTGGATCGACACACGGTGGCTCGTACCAAACCTCTTCCGCGATGTTGCTTCCTGTGGGTTGATGGATTTGGTCGCGCAATTCGATTTGATTGAGACTCTAGATCATCACACGTGCGCATTTTGCCCAACTGATCGATGCCAACCTCACTGTGCGTTGTATGACGCTATCGCCTCGGCGGTATTATTCCGACACATTTCTCATATGGAGGCATTTGAGACATTTGGCATCAACGATTGGCTTGCTCATTCGCGCCCATCGCCAAACACAAGCCAACTCGAGTTCTTTTGAATTTGTCTTGACTGAGTGACCCACAAAATCACTTTAGAGAATTTCCTACTCCCTGATGGTGTAATGGTAGCACAGATGGTTTTGGTCCATTTAGTTGAGGTTCGAATCCTTATCGGGGAACCACTTTTATAAAAGCCGCCTCAATATAGGCGGCTTTTTTGGTTATGCCACACTACCCTCTCGGTGCTCAAATTCCCGCGTCCGCTCATGCGGTCAGCTCGAGCTTGCCCGATATGAACGCGGTGATCGGATACGAAGAAAACGATCCACAGGTCTTAAATGAACTAAAGTCAGGCTATCCTCGATTCGTAGTCCATGTATACATAGAAAAGCTCAGGGAGATATTTAAGAAGGAGCTTGGATTCGAAGGTCATGAGCTAGCACTTCTCAATTCGGATCAATCGATTTCACGGCTCTGCCGTCATCTTGGTGGAGGCGATATATCCCATGGTTTTCATCACGAGGTTCCATACGTCGCATATCCAGGGCGAAGAAAGTATCGCAAACGCGCAAAAGAATTTCTTCAGCACACAGGCATCGGAATTTCTTCGAGGGAAGCTGAGCAAGTTCTTGCTAATCTAGGGCATTTAAAGCCCGAGGCGGCTCAGAGAGAATCGAGAAACTACGCTTATCCCGATCAATTGGTGACCAACGCAATTGCCAAGCATTCGGGGATCCACGAGGAACGCATAACGCTTACGAACAGCGGAATGAATGCCTTTTATGCGGGATTTAAAGCCGCGGAATCCATACAGGGCGAGGTCGGCAAATCTATCTGGATTCAACTAGGCTGGCTCTACCTCGATACCACTCACGTGATTAATAAGCTGGGCAAATCGCGCACTGAAGTCGTCACAATTTGCGACGCGAGCGATCTTGTAGCGGTTAAGTCTGCATTTCATGAGCATTCCGGAAAGATCGCAGGCGTCATCACTGAAGCTCCAACAAACCCGTTAGTTCAGACAGCTGAGCTGAACGCGATAAGACGACTCTGCGATGCTGAGGGAGCCATCCTACTGGTTGATCCAACCCTAGCGAGCATAGCAAATGTCGATGTCACCGATTATGCGGATATTATTGTCACCAGTCTGACAAAGTATGCTGCCAATGAGGGTGATATTATGATGGGTGCTGTGATGCCTGGAGTTTTGCAGCCATGGACGGAGCGCTGGCTCGCAGATCTACGTCATTACGTCGAAACACCGTTTACAGGTGATCTTGCAAGGATGGCTGTGGAAATCGGCTCCTGGACTCATTATGCACAGCTGATCAATGCCAATTGCCGCAAGTTAGCCAGATTTCTGGAGGCACATCGTGCCGTGCGACGGGTATTTTGGGCCGAGGCAGTGACGAATCATCGCCGATTCTCGAAAGTGCGAAAAAAAGGAGGCGGCCCAGGAAGCATCATCACTATTTACTTACGACGGCCCGATCGCATGGCCGAGTTTTACGAACGCCTTGCCCTCGCAAAGGGTCCGAGTTTTGGAACGCGCTTCACACTCTGTTGCCCTTTCATGTATTTGGCTCACTACGACCTTGTGAGCACAGAGTCGGGACGCAATCAGCTCTGGGAATCTGGTATAGATCCTGATCTGTTGCGCATCTCTGTCGGCAGTGAACCGATTGATAGCATTATCGAAGCTTTTTCAGAGGCTTTAGACCCACTCTCGGCTTAGGCCCTTAAACATACCTATGCGAATCATACTTCACGGAATCGCTTGGCTCATCGCACAAATGCCCGACTCTATCCTAGAGTCTATTTGCAAAGGTTTTGCCCGTATTATACTCCTTATCTCGAAGAAGCGGCGTCAGGTTATCTACTCTAATCTCGACCATGCATTTCCTCGGACCGACCGCATCCAGCTAGACGCATGGACACGGACGAGTACCGCCCGTATGGTCGAAATGGGACTGCTTTCATTTTGCTCAGGAGCGATTAGCGAAGGCGCCATACAGAGGCGATTTACCTTGGATCCAGAAGCGAGGGCAATCCACCTGGCGGCGCAGGCGAAGAAGAAGCCAATCGTCGTCCTAGTGCCTCATCTGACCGCAATGGAGATGATGCCCTGGCTTCCCCACGCACTGCCCGAGACCCTGGAGGCTCAAGTGTCTTGCATCTATCGTCCTCTTGAAAACAAAACTTTGGACTCACATATACGCAATAATCGGACGCGCTTCGGCATGCGTCTGTTGTCGCGTAAAAGTGGATTGAATGCAGCCATGAAAACGCTTCGTAGCAATGGTATGGTCGCGATATTATTCGACCAAAATGTAAGGGACTCAGGCGTCGTTACCTTGTTTTTCAATCGTGTGTGCACAGCGACAGATTTGCCGGGTTTAATGGCACAAAAATTTGGAGCTTCTGTCCTCTTCGCCTGGTTCGAGCGCACCGGTTTCTGGCAGGGCACCTACCGAGCAAAATTACTTGATGAGCGCTGGTTAGCATCACCACTGCACGTCACCATAGGGGCACAACAGCGTCTAGAGAGCTTACTCAAACAGAATACGTTCATGATTCCTGACTGGCTATGGTCGCACAATCGTTGGCGAGGACAGACAGAGCCCGTTAAACGGCTGCGCATTGATCACAAGAAGAACAAGCTTAATGAGACTTTGGCGTTGTTGGGATTAACAGAGGTGCCACGCACTTTTCGGCTCTGCTTGCGCCTACCCGATAATCATGAATTAGCGCCCCCCCTGTTTGAAGCTGTCTCCCAGATCCGCCAACATCGACCCGATGCCTGGATCATCCTAGTAGCGCATCATAAAGTCCTAGCGGAAGCCGAATCTGCCGGGGTGGGCGATGAATGGGTTTCCAAAGAAGATTTCCGCCTTCTTTCTTACCGATTTATCGATACCGTAATTACCTTTCGAAGCGCTACGGATGAAGATGGCTTAATCGCTCGAATGAAGACATCTCAACGATTCGCCGCAACGCCCAAAGCAAAGCCGCGCAAGGGATTTACCCATACGGCACCCATCCCATCGGAAACCGAGCCCATCGAAGCGGCAAAGTTACTCCTTGAGCATTTCGGTCTTCCGCAATGATGCTGCTCAGACTCCGCACACATTAGCATGCGACGCTTTTTTCCATATTTCAGACAACTAGCACCCTACAAACACATCTACATCCTGGGTGTAGTAGCTGGGATTATCCACGCCGTTGCGACAGGATTTGGACTGCCATTCATGGTGGAAAAGATTTTTCCGATCGTCTTCAGCGGCGGCACAACACTGAGGACTTGGGAACTTCTCGGCTATGCCGCAATTCTACCCGCGGTTTTCTTTATTCGTGGACTAAGCGGTTACGCAAATACCTTGGCGATTAACTACGTCGGGCTGCAATTCGTACGCTGGTTAAGAAACCATATGTTTGCCAAGATCCAGGCATTACATCTGGGCTTTTTCTCCAAGCGATCTACGGGTGAGATCCACGCTAGGCTCACCCAGGACACACAACTTCTCCAACAAGTAATCACCGAGAGTGCCAACGATTTAATCCGGCAACCTGTGGTTCTGATGGGCGCGTTCGGATTTCTCGTTTATCAGACCGTTAAGAACGACGACCTGCTGTTCATCCTCCTGGCTGCTTTGACCATCCCAATCTGTGTGCTTCCTATCCGTTTGATCGGAAAACGTATGATAAAAAAGGCCCGCATCCAGCAAGACAAAGCGGGTAACCTTTCCGAGCTCATCAATGAAAACCTCTCGGCAAGTCGAGAGATTCGAGCCTACGGACTCGAGGAGAAAGCAAACTCAGCGTTTCAGAGCCAAATGAAGAGCCTTGCCCAAGCCCAGTATCGAGTGCTCGCCAACTATCGATTGTTGTCCCCACTCATCGAATGGATCTCTACCCTGGGCATTGGCTTGGCGCTCTTTTTCGCAGCGCGCAATGGAACGACACTGGATCAGTTTACTGCCTTGGTGATGGCCCTCTACCTCTGCTACGACCCGGTCAAAAAACTCGGCGTGGTGCATAACAATATCAACCGCGGCACCGGCGCATTGGATCGAATAGAGGCCATTCTAAACGAGCCAATCACGGTCGAGAATACAAGTGATGCAAAGACTGACATCACGCTTTCCGGAAAAATTTCATTCCACGGGGTAAGTTTCGGATATGGCGATAAACTGATACTGGAAGAATTAAATCTGGACATTCCCGCTGGACAAACCGTGGCAATCGTGGGTCCGAGTGGAGCTGGAAAATCCTCCTTCGTCAGTATGGTGCCACGCTTTTTTGATCCAACCGACGGTGAAATCCGATTTGATGACCAGTCGGCTCAATCGATACATCTGCATACGCTTAGGCAGCATATAGCTCTGGTGAGCCAGGAGCCCATATTATTTCAGGATAGTCTGCGTGAGAACATACGCATGGGTCGTCCAGATGCAACGGATGATGAAGTTGAAGCTGCCGCTCGCGCGGCCCATATCCACGACTTTATTCTTTCACTGCCTCATGGTTACGACTCCAGCTCTGGTGAGCGTGGGAGCCTACTGAGTGGTGGACAGAAGCAGCGTATTGCATTGGCCAGGGCGTTTTTGAGGCAAGCCCCGGTTCTCATTCTGGACGAAGCGACTTCTGCTCTAGATTTGGACAGTGAATTAGCTATCCAGAAAGCCCTTAAGGAAATTAGCCAAAATCGAACTGTCCTTATTGTAGCTCACAGATTTAGCACCATTCGCGACGCCGACCGCATTCTATTATTTGATCAAGGCAGAATAGTCGCCGACGGATCTCCTGACTCTCTCATGGAGCATCCTCTTTTCAGGCGTTTACACGAAAATCAGTCATTTAACTGAAGGTCGCAGCCAATTTTTCTGCCGATGCTTCGCGACTAAACCACACCATCCGGTGCGGATTTACTGGGAGCGAACGACACTAAGCTGCGATGCTAATCTGGGAGCCGAGATCCTTTCCCGGATCTGCGACTCCAGCTCCGGCGGCGTATGCGGCCTGCACGGTCGCTGCGCCTCCACTGGTCAATGCAGCACGTTGCTCCTCAGCTATTTCTGCCTGTG contains the following coding sequences:
- a CDS encoding Gfo/Idh/MocA family oxidoreductase; amino-acid sequence: MEEKKTVRFGIVGMGAMGVNHANKLKAGEVPQLELAAVCDADEERLANYEEFARFTDPKEMFESGEVDAVIIATPHFAHTTVGIQALDAGLHVIVEKPVSVHIADCDQLLAAHRDTNQVFAAMLNQRTDPHYVKLRKLIQSGELGEVRRVNWIITDWYRTQSYYDGAGWKATWKGEGGAVLMNQCPHQLDLLCWLFGKPERVRAFCQYGKFHDIETEDSATAYMEFPNGATGVFITTTGEAPGTNRLEIAADRGKVVIETGVSGIRWTRTETSVQEHINNEPGGFTRPGVWNIDIPVKGKGEQHVGILKNFAEAILKGEDLIAPASEGRDAVELCNAMLYSSFTDQTVELPLDGEAYVAELQRKIDESTFEKKVNKNAASSADFENSFGGA
- a CDS encoding helix-turn-helix transcriptional regulator; the protein is MNNHFNLWVAIEGSGIMSIDGIRYPFQPGTGFILNPGAQISAEQKVGDCLWNLAIHFLLEKTQAVQGGPLVETCHGFQIRDMVTFRALADYGESLNNTNDPVTVSQKSGIGEQLLLMAYKDFREAGQNPMSRKMDELMAHIYRSLGDTINDVDAMARFCGLSRSHFSRLFKQHAGQSPNSFLINTRIMAARNRLRNSSATLETIAHELGYRDVYFFSRQFKQKTGITPNNYRNHA
- a CDS encoding 3'-5' exonuclease; the protein is MAPKIPDIHFIDFEGSTRTGVVEFGITTLRMGRLETTHTRLCGARATLFSREIEVHGITNNAVEGCEPMENSWELFRSLRENGLFAAHNHVVENTLINQVWPHGGIFPSFGDEVDASGWGPWIDTRWLVPNLFRDVASCGLMDLVAQFDLIETLDHHTCAFCPTDRCQPHCALYDAIASAVLFRHISHMEAFETFGINDWLAHSRPSPNTSQLEFF
- a CDS encoding PLP-dependent transferase; protein product: MPHYPLGAQIPASAHAVSSSLPDMNAVIGYEENDPQVLNELKSGYPRFVVHVYIEKLREIFKKELGFEGHELALLNSDQSISRLCRHLGGGDISHGFHHEVPYVAYPGRRKYRKRAKEFLQHTGIGISSREAEQVLANLGHLKPEAAQRESRNYAYPDQLVTNAIAKHSGIHEERITLTNSGMNAFYAGFKAAESIQGEVGKSIWIQLGWLYLDTTHVINKLGKSRTEVVTICDASDLVAVKSAFHEHSGKIAGVITEAPTNPLVQTAELNAIRRLCDAEGAILLVDPTLASIANVDVTDYADIIVTSLTKYAANEGDIMMGAVMPGVLQPWTERWLADLRHYVETPFTGDLARMAVEIGSWTHYAQLINANCRKLARFLEAHRAVRRVFWAEAVTNHRRFSKVRKKGGGPGSIITIYLRRPDRMAEFYERLALAKGPSFGTRFTLCCPFMYLAHYDLVSTESGRNQLWESGIDPDLLRISVGSEPIDSIIEAFSEALDPLSA
- a CDS encoding ABC transporter ATP-binding protein, producing the protein MRRFFPYFRQLAPYKHIYILGVVAGIIHAVATGFGLPFMVEKIFPIVFSGGTTLRTWELLGYAAILPAVFFIRGLSGYANTLAINYVGLQFVRWLRNHMFAKIQALHLGFFSKRSTGEIHARLTQDTQLLQQVITESANDLIRQPVVLMGAFGFLVYQTVKNDDLLFILLAALTIPICVLPIRLIGKRMIKKARIQQDKAGNLSELINENLSASREIRAYGLEEKANSAFQSQMKSLAQAQYRVLANYRLLSPLIEWISTLGIGLALFFAARNGTTLDQFTALVMALYLCYDPVKKLGVVHNNINRGTGALDRIEAILNEPITVENTSDAKTDITLSGKISFHGVSFGYGDKLILEELNLDIPAGQTVAIVGPSGAGKSSFVSMVPRFFDPTDGEIRFDDQSAQSIHLHTLRQHIALVSQEPILFQDSLRENIRMGRPDATDDEVEAAARAAHIHDFILSLPHGYDSSSGERGSLLSGGQKQRIALARAFLRQAPVLILDEATSALDLDSELAIQKALKEISQNRTVLIVAHRFSTIRDADRILLFDQGRIVADGSPDSLMEHPLFRRLHENQSFN